A genome region from Rhodopseudomonas boonkerdii includes the following:
- a CDS encoding Bug family tripartite tricarboxylate transporter substrate binding protein: protein MGAITMPPTGAVAQSAAYPNRPITLVLPFAAGSGTDTTTRLIAKELGTALNVTTVIDNKAGANGSIAASFVARAPADGYTLFVTTNTTHSANPYLLKNMNYDPIKDFTPIARTGDLPFMLVINPEIPANSVEELIALAKKDPGKYSYASGSSSAIVSGATFARLAGLDLLHVPYKSSPPAMTDVIAGRVSMMFTDVPTGLPHVNAKSLKALAVTTKYRSKIMPDLPTMDEAGVKGFDVTSWQGYLGPANLPKDIVVKLNTEIRKIVERPDIQKELAGRGMEAFSGTPEEFDAFLKEQLVVWKKLIEEAGIEKQ from the coding sequence ATGGGCGCAATCACCATGCCCCCGACCGGCGCAGTGGCGCAAAGCGCGGCCTACCCGAACCGGCCGATCACGTTGGTCTTGCCCTTTGCCGCCGGCAGCGGCACCGACACCACGACACGCCTGATCGCCAAGGAACTCGGCACTGCGCTGAATGTGACGACCGTGATCGACAACAAGGCCGGAGCCAATGGCTCGATCGCCGCCAGCTTTGTCGCCCGCGCGCCGGCCGATGGCTACACGCTGTTCGTGACCACGAACACGACGCATTCCGCCAATCCGTATCTGCTCAAGAACATGAACTACGATCCCATCAAGGATTTCACGCCGATCGCACGCACCGGCGACCTGCCCTTCATGCTGGTGATCAATCCGGAAATTCCGGCCAATTCGGTGGAAGAGCTCATCGCGCTCGCCAAGAAAGATCCCGGCAAATACAGCTACGCCAGCGGCAGCTCGTCCGCGATCGTCTCGGGCGCGACCTTTGCCCGGCTCGCCGGCCTCGACCTGCTGCATGTTCCCTACAAGAGCTCGCCGCCAGCCATGACGGACGTCATCGCCGGCCGCGTCAGCATGATGTTTACGGACGTGCCGACCGGCCTGCCCCATGTGAATGCCAAATCGCTCAAAGCACTGGCGGTGACGACCAAGTATCGCTCCAAGATCATGCCCGACCTGCCGACCATGGACGAAGCCGGCGTCAAAGGTTTCGACGTCACCTCATGGCAAGGTTATCTCGGGCCAGCCAATCTGCCGAAGGACATCGTCGTCAAGCTCAACACCGAAATCCGCAAGATCGTCGAACGTCCCGATATTCAGAAGGAGCTTGCCGGTCGCGGCATGGAAGCGTTCTCCGGCACACCGGAAGAGTTCGATGCCTTCCTCAAGGAGCAACTGGTCGTGTGGAAGAAGCTCATCGAGGAAGCCGGGATCGAGAAACAGTAG
- a CDS encoding TonB-dependent siderophore receptor — protein sequence MLPFDSAMAQSSAARDGAQNLPPVVVNPPAQRRRTATVQRAPRAARTAVAPRPVAQPPRSNVFVESPRGPIQGYVANRSSTGTKTNTPINETPQAISVIGAEQIRDQKPNKLDEVLRYAPGVAAGTFGADFRNDWFLIRGFKSDDNSVFVDGLQLFYTSYASWKLQPFNMERVEILRGPSAILYGGSSPSGLVNVVSKMPQAEPIRYIETGVDNYGNAYFGFDINTPIKLAPGNGELYTRFVGQVQNGGTQTDFTPNNNYFIAPSVTWKPDADTKLTILGSASYNETRPANFLPYVGTVTNAPFGRISTNFYGGDPSTDSFKREQEMLGYQFERNLSDNVTFRQNARYAHVDVNYAALTIGSLAAPFSSYANINTGDLFRYGFATRGIADQANLDSQVEYRFTTGVLSHTALFGLDLKHYTISDTQGLAAGYPNINAVNPSYATPLAPIRTAAGFSNYRDGTQTQNQIGVYLQDQIKLDRLTLVLSGRNDWVAASRYDTAFGAVSQSRDDSKFSGRVGLIYNFDSGLAPYVSYATSYNPIVGTNSANQLLLPETGEQTEIGVKYQPFGFDGHFGIALFDLKRKNVVTTDPNFPLLPLQTGEVTSRGIELEAVANLAPGFKVVGSFTNYNLFTSYDANSALIGLVPTNTPRQLASGWADYTFQDGILRGFGFGGGVRYVGASFADQANTLVVPSRVLADLAVHYDYQNWRFAVNAANVTDEIYVANCSSAFACFYGDRRRITGSIGYKW from the coding sequence ATGCTGCCTTTCGACTCGGCAATGGCGCAATCGAGCGCCGCCCGGGACGGCGCACAGAACCTGCCGCCCGTGGTGGTGAACCCGCCAGCTCAGCGTCGCCGCACAGCGACAGTTCAGCGCGCACCGCGCGCCGCCCGCACCGCGGTCGCGCCGCGCCCGGTGGCGCAGCCGCCACGCAGCAATGTGTTCGTGGAAAGCCCGCGCGGGCCGATTCAGGGCTATGTCGCCAATCGTTCATCGACAGGCACCAAGACGAATACGCCGATCAACGAGACGCCGCAGGCGATCTCGGTGATCGGCGCCGAGCAGATCCGCGATCAGAAGCCCAACAAGCTCGACGAAGTCCTGCGTTACGCGCCCGGCGTCGCGGCCGGCACCTTCGGCGCGGATTTCCGTAACGACTGGTTCCTAATCCGTGGCTTTAAGTCCGACGACAACAGCGTGTTCGTGGACGGGTTGCAGCTTTTCTACACGTCCTATGCAAGCTGGAAACTACAGCCCTTCAACATGGAGCGCGTGGAAATTCTGCGCGGACCATCCGCAATACTGTATGGCGGTTCCAGCCCGAGTGGCCTGGTCAACGTCGTCAGCAAGATGCCGCAGGCCGAGCCGATCCGCTATATCGAGACCGGCGTCGACAATTACGGCAACGCCTATTTCGGCTTCGACATCAACACGCCGATCAAGCTGGCGCCGGGCAATGGCGAGCTCTATACGCGCTTCGTCGGTCAGGTGCAGAATGGCGGTACCCAGACCGACTTCACGCCCAACAACAATTACTTCATCGCTCCGTCGGTCACATGGAAGCCAGATGCCGACACCAAACTGACGATTCTCGGCTCTGCCTCGTATAACGAAACGCGCCCTGCGAACTTCCTGCCCTATGTTGGCACAGTGACAAATGCGCCGTTCGGTCGTATCTCGACGAATTTCTATGGCGGTGATCCGAGCACGGACTCTTTCAAGCGCGAGCAGGAAATGCTCGGCTACCAGTTCGAGCGTAATCTGTCTGACAACGTCACCTTCCGCCAGAATGCGCGTTACGCACATGTCGACGTAAACTATGCCGCGCTCACCATCGGCAGCCTTGCCGCGCCGTTCAGCAGCTATGCCAATATCAACACGGGGGATCTGTTCCGATACGGCTTCGCTACCCGCGGCATTGCGGATCAGGCCAATCTCGACAGCCAGGTCGAATATCGGTTCACCACCGGCGTCCTCAGCCATACGGCTCTGTTTGGCCTCGACCTGAAGCACTACACGATCAGCGATACGCAGGGGCTGGCTGCCGGCTATCCGAATATCAATGCTGTGAATCCATCCTACGCGACACCGCTGGCACCGATCCGCACTGCGGCCGGTTTCAGCAATTACCGGGATGGTACGCAGACGCAAAACCAGATCGGGGTTTATCTCCAGGACCAGATCAAGCTCGATCGTCTCACATTGGTTCTCAGTGGTCGTAACGATTGGGTTGCTGCCAGCCGTTACGACACCGCTTTCGGTGCTGTCAGCCAGAGCCGCGATGACAGCAAGTTCAGCGGCCGTGTCGGCCTGATCTACAATTTCGACAGCGGCCTCGCGCCTTATGTGTCTTATGCGACCAGTTACAATCCTATCGTCGGTACGAACTCGGCGAACCAGCTGCTGCTGCCTGAGACGGGCGAGCAAACCGAAATTGGTGTGAAGTACCAGCCGTTCGGATTCGATGGGCATTTCGGCATCGCGTTGTTCGACCTGAAGCGCAAGAATGTCGTGACGACCGACCCGAATTTCCCATTACTGCCTCTGCAGACGGGCGAGGTGACGTCGCGCGGTATCGAATTGGAGGCTGTCGCCAATCTGGCGCCTGGCTTCAAGGTGGTCGGTTCGTTCACCAACTACAACCTCTTCACAAGCTACGACGCCAATTCAGCGCTTATAGGGTTGGTGCCGACGAACACGCCGCGGCAGCTGGCATCTGGTTGGGCCGACTATACCTTCCAGGATGGCATTCTGCGTGGCTTCGGCTTCGGAGGTGGCGTGCGCTATGTCGGTGCGTCGTTCGCCGATCAGGCCAACACGCTTGTTGTGCCGTCGCGCGTGCTCGCCGACCTCGCAGTACACTACGATTACCAGAATTGGCGTTTTGCCGTGAACGCAGCCAACGTCACGGATGAAATCTATGTCGCAAATTGCTCGAGCGCATTCGCCTGCTTCTATGGCGATCGCCGCCGCATCACCGGCAGCATCGGCTACAAGTGGTAA
- a CDS encoding PepSY-associated TM helix domain-containing protein: MKARTARIWSVIHTWTSLISTVFLLLLCLTGLPLIFHHEIDDALGYSPKMDARAPGASKLSLDAISAAALADHPGNVMLYMGWDKDEPWMVSTFTNKTVTSDPQTTVVKAFDAYTARPVGLLGTGPMLVMLRLHTDMYLGLPGKWFMGLMGFVFMVAIVSGLVLYWPFTRRLDFAAIRKQKSRRIWWLDWHNLLGVITVVWALVVGGTGVLNAYAELLLGVWQRNELTAIAAPYAGQPTPAKLASLDTVLGNAMKATPGMEPAFVAFPGTPFTSTHHFAVFLRGDTPLTSRMVKPVLLDGETGAVSSTSDLPIYLKAVLVSQPLHFGDYGGMPLKIIWALLTVFTIIVLGSGLYLYIARRRKQGRQPRAVAEASIVAEAS, translated from the coding sequence TTGAAAGCACGTACGGCCCGCATCTGGTCGGTGATTCACACTTGGACCAGTCTGATCTCCACGGTGTTTCTGCTGCTGCTCTGCCTCACCGGGCTGCCACTGATCTTTCACCACGAAATCGATGATGCGCTTGGCTATTCGCCAAAGATGGACGCGCGGGCGCCGGGTGCTTCCAAGCTCAGCCTTGACGCCATCAGCGCTGCGGCGCTGGCCGATCATCCCGGCAATGTCATGCTCTATATGGGGTGGGACAAGGACGAGCCCTGGATGGTTTCGACATTCACCAACAAGACGGTGACCTCCGATCCGCAGACGACGGTGGTGAAAGCCTTCGACGCCTATACGGCCAGGCCCGTCGGCTTGCTCGGCACCGGACCGATGCTGGTGATGCTGCGGTTGCATACCGATATGTATCTCGGTCTGCCCGGCAAATGGTTCATGGGTCTGATGGGCTTTGTATTCATGGTGGCCATCGTGTCCGGCCTCGTGCTGTACTGGCCCTTCACCCGGCGGCTGGATTTCGCGGCGATCCGCAAGCAGAAGTCGCGCCGGATCTGGTGGCTCGACTGGCACAATCTGCTGGGGGTCATCACCGTCGTCTGGGCGCTGGTCGTGGGCGGTACCGGCGTTCTGAATGCTTATGCCGAGCTCCTGCTCGGTGTCTGGCAGCGCAATGAACTCACGGCCATCGCCGCGCCCTATGCCGGCCAGCCCACGCCGGCGAAGCTGGCTTCGCTCGACACCGTGCTCGGCAATGCCATGAAAGCGACGCCCGGCATGGAACCCGCCTTCGTGGCGTTCCCGGGGACGCCATTCACGTCGACGCATCACTTTGCAGTCTTCCTGCGCGGTGATACGCCGCTGACATCGCGTATGGTGAAGCCGGTGCTGCTCGACGGCGAGACCGGAGCAGTTTCCAGCACCAGCGACCTGCCGATCTATCTGAAGGCGGTGCTGGTTTCCCAGCCTCTGCATTTTGGCGATTACGGCGGCATGCCGCTCAAGATCATCTGGGCGTTGCTGACGGTGTTCACGATCATCGTGCTCGGCAGCGGTCTCTATCTCTATATCGCGCGCCGCCGCAAACAAGGGCGGCAGCCACGCGCTGTTGCTGAGGCATCGATCGTGGCGGAGGCCTCGTGA
- a CDS encoding DUF3551 domain-containing protein, whose amino-acid sequence MRAILVATTLLAVAGGFGGMGVTSAEAREYPWCSRTSASGFNPSCTFTSYAQCMATVSGQRGDCMQNPVLAFGEQREPRRKGRQYREQQNDWNGGWNNNGWNPRW is encoded by the coding sequence ATGCGCGCCATCCTGGTAGCTACCACCCTCCTCGCCGTCGCTGGCGGCTTCGGCGGCATGGGCGTGACATCGGCCGAGGCCCGCGAATATCCATGGTGCTCGCGCACTTCGGCCTCGGGCTTCAATCCCAGCTGCACGTTCACGTCCTACGCCCAATGCATGGCGACCGTCAGCGGCCAGCGCGGGGACTGCATGCAAAATCCGGTGCTGGCTTTCGGCGAGCAGCGCGAACCGCGCCGGAAGGGGCGGCAGTATCGCGAGCAGCAAAATGACTGGAACGGCGGTTGGAACAATAACGGCTGGAATCCGCGCTGGTGA
- the ybaK gene encoding Cys-tRNA(Pro) deacylase yields MSKSTRATQTLTKLGATFTLHTYDYDPDAESIGLQAAEALGIAPQRMLKTLMAEVDGKPVCVVVPSDKEVSMKKLAAAFRGKSARMMRPADAERITGYHVGGISPFGQKKRVPTAIEQAALAETTVYLNGGQRGLQIEIAPDAARAALDAASAALTD; encoded by the coding sequence ATGTCCAAGTCCACCCGTGCCACCCAGACCCTGACGAAACTGGGAGCCACCTTTACGCTGCACACTTACGACTATGACCCCGATGCCGAAAGCATCGGGCTGCAGGCGGCGGAAGCGCTCGGTATCGCACCGCAACGCATGCTGAAGACACTGATGGCGGAAGTGGATGGCAAGCCGGTTTGTGTGGTGGTCCCTTCCGACAAGGAAGTGAGCATGAAGAAACTGGCCGCTGCATTCCGTGGCAAATCGGCCAGGATGATGCGGCCGGCAGATGCCGAGCGCATCACCGGATACCATGTGGGCGGCATCAGCCCGTTCGGACAAAAGAAACGCGTGCCGACGGCCATCGAGCAGGCCGCGCTCGCCGAGACCACAGTCTATCTGAATGGCGGCCAGCGCGGCTTGCAGATCGAGATCGCGCCGGACGCCGCGCGTGCCGCGCTGGATGCCGCGAGCGCCGCATTGACGGATTGA
- a CDS encoding carboxymuconolactone decarboxylase family protein → MARIDYSDPATVSERTRELLDKNRNANIFRMMAHSPSYLEQYCRLGGAIRNKGELDPVIRELAITRTGILCQAPYEVAAHKRIGSYVGVSEEQNAALDDWESASCFDNTQRAALAFTDEIVKLHRPTDAAFNAIAEKLTSGALVELQLSVGFYIMTSKFLETFAIDMQPVTEVV, encoded by the coding sequence ATGGCCCGCATCGACTATAGCGATCCCGCAACTGTCAGCGAACGCACGCGCGAGCTGCTCGACAAGAACCGCAACGCCAACATCTTTCGTATGATGGCGCATTCTCCGAGCTATCTCGAGCAGTATTGCCGGCTTGGCGGGGCGATCCGCAACAAGGGGGAGCTCGATCCGGTCATCCGCGAACTGGCGATCACACGCACCGGCATCCTTTGCCAGGCTCCCTATGAGGTCGCCGCGCACAAGCGCATCGGCAGCTATGTCGGCGTCAGCGAAGAACAGAATGCGGCTCTTGACGACTGGGAGAGCGCGAGCTGTTTCGACAACACGCAGCGCGCGGCCCTCGCCTTCACAGACGAGATCGTGAAACTGCATCGTCCAACCGACGCAGCCTTCAACGCTATCGCAGAAAAACTAACGTCCGGTGCTTTGGTCGAACTGCAGCTATCGGTCGGCTTCTACATCATGACCTCGAAATTCCTCGAAACCTTTGCTATCGACATGCAACCGGTCACCGAGGTCGTGTGA
- a CDS encoding RidA family protein: protein MGQVPGGRMSRGITQRPTRTMRYTGKNNEPQGEMIIGGIPVVEIQHINPPALGEPPGYSQIVEVRGGRTIYIAGQTSLDANGELVGKNDFSAQAAQVFKNLSIALDAVQCTTANLVKLNVYVRDMSNLAAYREARNCFLDQTTPRAAPAVTLVEVSQLYGPDFMIEIDAVAVA from the coding sequence ATGGGGCAGGTTCCGGGGGGCAGGATGTCTCGCGGGATAACCCAGCGACCAACCCGGACCATGCGCTACACTGGAAAGAACAACGAGCCGCAAGGCGAAATGATTATCGGAGGAATCCCCGTGGTTGAAATCCAACACATTAATCCACCTGCGCTCGGCGAGCCTCCCGGTTATTCGCAGATTGTCGAAGTACGCGGCGGACGGACGATCTACATTGCCGGGCAGACCTCGCTCGACGCGAACGGAGAATTGGTCGGCAAGAACGATTTTTCCGCGCAAGCCGCTCAGGTTTTCAAGAATTTGTCGATCGCTCTCGACGCCGTTCAATGCACGACCGCCAATTTGGTCAAGCTCAATGTCTACGTGCGCGACATGTCGAACCTTGCCGCCTATCGCGAGGCACGAAACTGCTTTCTCGATCAGACGACGCCGCGCGCCGCACCGGCCGTGACGCTCGTGGAGGTATCGCAGCTCTATGGGCCGGATTTCATGATCGAGATCGATGCAGTTGCCGTTGCATAA
- a CDS encoding adenylosuccinate synthase, with protein MANVVVVGAQWGDEGKGKIVDWLSDQADVVARYQGGHNAGHTLVIDGKTYKLALLPSGVVRESKLSVIGNGVVFDPQAFVDEVAKLKGQGVDVGPHNLRVAENVTLILPLHRELDALRENANKATAIGTTQRGIGPAYEDKVGRRAIRLMDLADVQTLPHKVDRLLTHHNALRRGLGLEEFKSADIVKDLTAFAPVLLPYAESVWRLLDSKRREGKRILFEGAQGALLDVDHGTYPYVTSSNTVAAQAATGTGMGPGAVGYVLGICKAYTTRVGQGPFPTELTNEIGEEIGRRGKEFGVNTGRKRRCGWFDAVLVRQTVRTCGINGLALTKLDILDGFDAIEVCVGYKLDGKEIDYLPAGEGAQQRIEPIYETIEGWKEPTANARSWADLPAQAIKYVRRIEELVGCPIALLSTSPEREDTILVQNPFEA; from the coding sequence ATGGCCAATGTTGTCGTCGTCGGCGCCCAATGGGGCGACGAGGGTAAGGGCAAGATCGTTGACTGGTTGTCGGATCAGGCCGATGTCGTGGCCCGCTATCAGGGCGGCCACAATGCCGGCCATACGCTGGTCATCGACGGCAAGACCTACAAGCTGGCGCTGCTGCCGTCCGGCGTGGTCCGTGAGTCCAAGCTCTCGGTCATCGGCAATGGCGTGGTGTTCGATCCGCAGGCTTTCGTCGACGAAGTCGCCAAGCTGAAAGGTCAGGGTGTCGATGTCGGTCCGCACAATCTGCGCGTCGCCGAGAACGTCACGCTGATCCTGCCGCTACATCGTGAACTCGATGCGCTCAGGGAGAATGCCAACAAGGCCACCGCTATCGGCACCACCCAGCGCGGCATCGGCCCTGCTTATGAAGACAAGGTCGGTCGCCGTGCCATCCGCCTGATGGATCTCGCGGATGTGCAGACCCTGCCGCACAAGGTCGATCGCCTGCTGACGCATCACAATGCGCTGCGCCGCGGCCTGGGTCTCGAAGAGTTCAAGTCGGCCGACATTGTCAAGGATCTCACCGCATTCGCGCCGGTGCTGCTGCCCTATGCCGAGTCGGTGTGGCGGCTGCTCGACAGCAAGCGCCGCGAAGGCAAGCGTATCCTGTTCGAAGGTGCGCAGGGCGCGCTGCTCGATGTCGATCACGGTACCTATCCTTACGTCACCTCGTCCAACACCGTGGCGGCGCAGGCCGCGACCGGCACCGGCATGGGCCCGGGCGCGGTCGGCTATGTGCTCGGCATCTGCAAGGCCTACACTACGCGCGTCGGTCAGGGTCCGTTCCCGACCGAACTCACCAACGAGATCGGCGAAGAGATCGGCCGTCGCGGCAAGGAGTTCGGCGTCAACACCGGGCGCAAGCGCCGCTGCGGCTGGTTCGATGCGGTGCTGGTGCGACAGACTGTCCGTACTTGCGGCATCAACGGCCTGGCGCTGACCAAGCTCGACATTCTTGACGGCTTCGACGCCATCGAGGTCTGCGTCGGCTACAAGCTCGACGGCAAGGAAATCGATTACCTGCCGGCTGGCGAGGGCGCGCAGCAGCGCATTGAGCCGATCTATGAAACCATCGAGGGCTGGAAAGAACCCACGGCCAATGCGCGGTCCTGGGCCGATCTGCCGGCGCAGGCGATCAAATACGTGCGCCGGATCGAGGAACTGGTCGGCTGCCCGATTGCTTTGCTCTCCACGAGCCCGGAACGTGAAGACACCATTCTGGTGCAAAATCCATTTGAGGCTTAA
- a CDS encoding class I SAM-dependent DNA methyltransferase: protein MVNFSANGTADGQTWLRRAVAADAAGDVVTAERAFLQALSCDGGLVDARFGLGVTYFRSARYGDAAAELQAVVSAGAADGTTYVLLGKSLYLIGRFSASVEAFELALRAMPLEGDSRRCHARARTYASFIAGKIDEALTNYPALAGIEAEPINIVIRDGFGLLSAYGHRDAAASLGELLLAANPDDAVQRHLNDAVAGRPISGVPPAYVEAHFDAFADGFDDKLVNVLGYRVPERLATLVRRHHASFVHALDLGCGTGLAGEYLEPVVDKLSGVDLSARMLEQAARRKIYDTLTHAEALAYLAKHPATFDLIFAADTLIYFGKLDALMAAVAQAMTAGGLFAASIENAMNDFEILPSGRFAHAEAYVTRLAEPHFELLKREATDIRLEANVPAKGTLLVWRRR, encoded by the coding sequence ATGGTGAACTTTTCCGCCAATGGCACAGCAGATGGGCAAACATGGCTTCGTCGCGCTGTGGCGGCGGATGCCGCCGGCGATGTCGTCACTGCAGAACGTGCCTTTCTGCAGGCGCTTTCGTGCGATGGCGGTCTCGTCGATGCCCGCTTCGGGCTCGGCGTTACCTATTTCAGGTCGGCGCGATATGGCGACGCTGCCGCGGAGCTGCAAGCGGTTGTCTCTGCCGGTGCGGCAGATGGGACAACTTATGTGCTGCTTGGAAAGTCACTTTACCTGATCGGTCGCTTCTCGGCGAGTGTCGAAGCATTTGAACTGGCTTTGAGGGCGATGCCGCTTGAAGGGGACAGTCGGCGCTGTCATGCGCGCGCCCGGACTTACGCGTCGTTCATCGCCGGCAAGATCGATGAGGCGCTGACCAACTACCCGGCGCTCGCGGGCATCGAAGCCGAGCCGATCAACATTGTGATCCGCGACGGATTCGGTCTGCTCAGTGCGTACGGTCATCGCGATGCCGCCGCAAGTCTCGGCGAATTGCTGCTCGCGGCGAATCCCGATGATGCGGTGCAACGACATCTCAACGATGCGGTCGCCGGCCGCCCCATCAGTGGCGTGCCGCCCGCCTATGTCGAGGCGCATTTCGATGCCTTTGCCGACGGTTTTGACGACAAGCTGGTCAACGTCCTCGGCTACCGCGTGCCGGAGCGCCTGGCGACCTTGGTTCGGCGCCATCACGCCTCATTCGTTCACGCGCTCGATCTCGGTTGCGGTACCGGCCTCGCCGGCGAATATCTCGAGCCGGTCGTCGACAAACTCAGCGGCGTCGATCTGTCGGCACGGATGCTCGAACAGGCCGCGCGCCGGAAAATCTACGATACGCTCACGCATGCCGAAGCGCTTGCCTATCTCGCAAAGCATCCCGCGACCTTCGACCTCATCTTCGCTGCAGATACGCTGATCTATTTCGGCAAGCTTGATGCGTTGATGGCCGCGGTCGCTCAGGCGATGACGGCCGGCGGCTTGTTTGCGGCCAGTATCGAGAACGCCATGAATGACTTCGAGATTCTGCCGTCGGGCCGTTTCGCGCATGCGGAGGCTTATGTCACGCGCCTGGCCGAGCCGCATTTCGAGTTGCTCAAGAGGGAAGCAACCGATATCCGACTGGAAGCCAACGTGCCCGCAAAGGGCACGTTACTTGTCTGGCGTAGGCGCTAG